In one Candidatus Nomurabacteria bacterium genomic region, the following are encoded:
- the radA gene encoding DNA repair protein RadA, with protein MKSSSVFVCSKCDGQFTKWSGQCSECGAWGTVHEDGAAVANPSSGTRGKAKPAGKVGSFAALDETLAVPVPTKLLWWDELLSGGIVNGSVTLLGGEPGIGKSTLTAQLAIQIARQNRPVLYVTGEESPSQVGSRLKRLVGATIPETLSFLDETDALTIAATIRAQKPALTIVDSIQSVRMPEVTGEPGNPTQIKASSAILNEAAKDVGASVILVGQVNKDGDIAGPRLLEHLVDTVLMMEGDRGQSHRLLRVFKHRFGSADETAILDLSERGLEPILDPSAALLSHRPAKASGTIVTPIVEGNKTLLVELQALVTAAGYGTPLRRTSGIDTNRASLLLAVMARRVGASFGDQDVFANVIGGFSAAENASDLAFCLAAISAKQDQIIDQSVAAFGEVGLAGELRPVSRMDMRVRELERLGFLTIILPKSAKLPKTTKAKLVPCSTVREACESLGLFKVR; from the coding sequence ATGAAATCTTCTTCCGTCTTCGTGTGCTCAAAATGCGATGGCCAATTTACCAAATGGTCTGGCCAATGCTCTGAATGTGGCGCTTGGGGCACTGTTCACGAAGACGGGGCTGCTGTAGCGAACCCTTCTTCAGGCACAAGAGGTAAAGCAAAACCGGCTGGTAAGGTCGGTTCTTTTGCTGCGCTTGATGAGACGCTTGCAGTCCCCGTCCCAACAAAGCTTTTATGGTGGGATGAGCTTCTTTCCGGTGGTATTGTAAATGGCTCGGTTACCCTACTTGGTGGTGAGCCCGGAATTGGTAAGTCTACGTTAACGGCACAACTCGCGATTCAGATAGCACGACAAAATAGACCCGTGCTTTATGTGACGGGAGAAGAATCTCCATCACAAGTTGGCTCTCGATTAAAGCGTCTCGTAGGTGCAACCATACCTGAGACGCTCTCTTTTCTTGATGAGACGGATGCTCTAACGATTGCAGCAACTATTCGCGCGCAAAAACCGGCTCTAACGATTGTAGACTCTATTCAATCAGTGCGAATGCCAGAGGTTACGGGTGAGCCAGGTAATCCAACGCAAATAAAAGCATCATCAGCTATTTTAAACGAAGCAGCAAAAGATGTGGGTGCAAGTGTTATTTTGGTTGGACAGGTCAATAAAGATGGTGATATTGCTGGACCTCGCCTTCTCGAGCATCTTGTTGATACTGTTTTGATGATGGAGGGTGATCGTGGCCAGTCACATCGCCTTTTAAGAGTTTTTAAACATCGATTTGGCTCAGCGGATGAGACGGCTATTCTTGACCTCTCAGAACGCGGTCTCGAGCCGATTCTTGATCCGAGCGCTGCATTATTGTCGCATCGTCCAGCGAAAGCCTCGGGCACTATCGTAACGCCTATTGTTGAAGGTAATAAAACCCTCCTAGTTGAGTTGCAGGCACTTGTTACGGCAGCTGGCTATGGAACGCCATTACGCCGCACTTCTGGTATTGATACGAATCGCGCAAGTCTTCTTTTGGCGGTAATGGCACGTCGGGTTGGTGCAAGCTTTGGTGATCAAGACGTTTTTGCCAATGTCATTGGTGGATTTTCGGCCGCAGAAAATGCTTCTGATCTCGCGTTTTGTCTTGCGGCAATATCAGCAAAGCAAGATCAAATCATTGATCAAAGTGTCGCCGCTTTTGGCGAGGTAGGTCTTGCTGGCGAATTACGTCCTGTCTCACGCATGGATATGCGTGTGCGCGAACTTGAACGTCTAGGTTTTTTAACGATCATTTTGCCAAAATCAGCCAAGCTCCCAAAAACGACAAAAGCGAAGCTCGTCCCCTGCTCTACCGTACGCGAAGCTTGTGAGTCTCTTGGCTTATTCAAAGTGCGTTGA